One segment of Chiloscyllium plagiosum isolate BGI_BamShark_2017 chromosome 5, ASM401019v2, whole genome shotgun sequence DNA contains the following:
- the LOC122550348 gene encoding uncharacterized protein LOC122550348, producing the protein MPPHRTNSDGLPQYHLRRIGRRASLPDIANLIDFRKRVTLIGRNGDVVDYVLSAAKESRRRTISKTHARIIRSLQNNQHRLVDSSFSGVYINDCRIDSDVILKEGDTVTFGHPQGSQVDRGERVRQPNSEFYFMFELCDCEQEGSNGLRQDPGASSHLQSSMFVPASCQRLPMPQCFLGMFPGFLQGVRWPVDVADAGVRHAMALHDSGGCPLVSGAPHPTYPRPELAPPRMMCFPDRQLAPEISGSTSLLTGVSHGLVVPLVPPGSTSQYSASAVAEGSQSGWLTNSQITHCGSYLQPVDSGKFDHPTCPGPGEHSNRPLPESRTQTTPPPGEAPPPLEERPGSKVHPSTFQGNKLALVSLGQMGWRSEDATVATTAQALTPMPCFHQDSAKRGSWSESVRGYRTSTHTHLTMDQTTSVKGDSTGLTAAGSVTLAGSTNQPSQRDVQEGSPSMGEHGTEAAVGMEWAPSMLDATAAVSMEPQLDSDTVVENIDNERTETELRMQDGALTEEVQEALDVVRGGVTPTDTMPTLSNSCWDSVESQCHLLSDDSCLRQSELTESMEESETLHSCAAKQPDHTSKWNVENEEIQSVPNEIGSAERPVQTVIPHSVTADGSFIDFKPVESNSVSGGGLTCGHTGRILHKPIDDPRNDNLDKNIPASDLLCQDRDGNTMTACVGDENMGSPGEHGGSGLPQSVNGAGPLSVTGKSRGSEEPAMAGESPVARQWVDDDLRKDVNCDRSETVGAEGESASDPGVQPVECELAARVSNVQIPSCSGMESDLSSNGQSQDVSSRCPPVSKATLDADSTTEHLSSSDNTFVFDKPHLLGTLGLRLEASDASPGETTGQMGKGGRLVDPELSDTDSKSAVTGKVEVPDVDGLSVASKAAEDSTIQTEGWSAKVCNPALADCPPSPISLSNDDGSAYSAGIEPEALLFIKAARSVCSIPVSSCSPTDHSASELANSVNLPSLDPGKGSCCSIVELGHSNQAGPQGGVSAAGQLCEGEWPSTEHGETTGDIRGCVIQGNTPEISKPEGVVTFMESVEMQCERDSIDQSELDATDQTCESHDGRLNLLECKEFPSIPIGSVDVNVETVGGHTLNTGMVKEGYLHGNSSGVVETSETLVSTLEDNSMEIGDTVGSDEDMDVDSVSRSVARDEIVESDLSNTCPAPSELQLTSARVIVTEAGNCGAEGEVDESPLSERSPVAPPLGDVEREEELEGSEPLMPVREPANQFGLEAAETLVARQLGIGVAHVPSCTVTPANYDTLCPLMQSETLNSTAEKETINQSHCKHSAMNVPSSDNRVLSSLEFQAEAASSENLLEAAMVTPDRDNLDPSQDESHPEPGVTDEPLALSETGQDQPRLDHVEGEGHLTSGFLTTDVQSELLSESCNHFTNTVTTKIVRHFPGEERVNLSPVMDSEIDRPGPHLPVGNGKFETTKSPIQYCPPVRPMALTSCPVAEAGESPESPARTVPLSPSTMGATWHGGRDSPVTHGCQEGAPMSENAAEIRDEFRDSGETADAPSADSTEEPSIKKVRACTGSTRDCESSVCNPSLLGEASATAAAAHFGVTTLTELSVTTNNSVLLSESVSVQRSDLTSSVPDAWPVTQEAYPTVDTACGSESELSGGNDQAAGWHDEPLCLGAADTDQFEQAMPHAHDEVPEVGLSGTEGTERTQFLLVHGGKAEAVDGVEGELVQPSFSDSQRIELEDPVEEQSEDENIAEELMLRPATPENRELQSHSPLVKELNLTGRELPMSLGLCRGAEEEESTVTGVLGDDANCCSMEETQLTGREGAEGEEDEICSDEHAVQPELTPGRAQVSVCQEEGLVWITAAPRIQPQLFTAAVPPRPGGRETGGVGQKQLKAGEQPTPASSEKDVLLEETSGEMARSRVSEEPAGLLELCVGVCRAREQAGSPTASPSPDTRQQCVQYDLEMDSSKRENPKAGRETGLLDKVSGEGSIPVSQFPETLDSYGLEGEEESSEQSASGHVTPCEPMERNDLSEQTASEEEEASYPEQLTCTQLPGTLSDSALATVENAEELNIIMGKANLNVSPPSPDCTDVGEVNLSLPTSIRNKGDPVQTSRTVTPCTCVSEDERISEDICRPTGFSEESMVFGEEGAEDLELDDEQLERKHHSHLPPGHREQQFIFSKEAEDQSAGEGMPRRGVAQIVQGTLGELGLCTQRETVPQTLSILQNGVVPTHSDCATNVSECKDSRARSQQGAEVQKPSDGILKKCCPKNRGVEQETETVALGERGQFQQEENVAQPSLLSEEHGAVLPQTLDRIPFGETPIQSPVSPNPEAESVHIEWQDMGRDGMGKCQVIVGSTDLAETGAADISRTDGVVKVSSTIVSSDPKYLNLQPSESQLKREDITSKSLNSQMNLNSRPSKRPCEGEEALGSKSTASSPSKRVCLPQQAGTEGLASAEGQNVTLLSLSAEQRQHQAWYIGRLVQQFVTEYRASQECRVTGEVRAVSKQDEVRRIVREFFKTQVAKSEEPIVDLPQQSVEMGDSDQCHRSENSEPRQEPRETSDDKSPCLMGSSSDCGPGTNGSGSSTSTEPLPLLSRPSSELVNWHVGARGDSESSLEEAGKLARKTGTVQETAQGDTFHVMSPGPSNCVPGDTDPMQEVTVAEGAHPSLSLTEESGTNVEAFDASRVSWSSLAHRSPNADSHEGLENGGLGAWESQATPAGSDGTAITASNKMGSSLLEILRTATGSLSCAVLECDGEAETDSGSAALADGSADQGVADVTGGCCSHSSSTDKSPPPSPALSTSPEANSPGQPGEMRCLSLAEPSSPGDSSNCSQDVIESCNPMESPPSSHNNPGYSYNVRERRVNVDGVESDPPPHPPPLRISEVWSIQSCSSGEGHFPALDPAPSHFTELLPNTKGGCTWKPEHECPTGLSGPPEGEASSAAKVSGLGSDMLSSNGQQGEAEAFCLGFTSDRSPRLETEPSKRVVAQNIDMRDADHSSSSLVWRGDLHREGDIIIPTSIQEAGSELGTKPYLELLEDPVTSQNDIGIRRLRADFLGSSKEETGTDRKRTSLATNQISSVGCVEGRTEEGGSALCMDHDAKPVLGLLPAPTERAVSPQHDAADERESQEFGEETSVRGCSVVSKRLREVSPPQGVPLVNRLSLRAKKRIRTSSDGANDTADPSLSRSPPRPGLSWTPSPPRPGLSRSPSPSRPGLSQSPSRPGLSQSPSRPGLSQSPSRPGLSQSPSRPGLSQSPRPASPSHPPGPASPSHPLGPASPSHPLGPASPSLPVPMMREL; encoded by the exons ATGCCACCCCATCGAACTAACAGTGATGGCCTTCCACAGTATCACCTTCGACGGATTGGACGTAGAGCATCACTCCCAGACATCGCCAATTTGATTGA CTTCAGAAAGCGCGTGACTCTGAttggaaggaatggtgatgtcGTTGATTACGTCCTCAGTGCTGCCAAGGAATCAAGGCGCAGGACTATCTCCAAGACCCATGCCCGGATTATCCGTTCACTGCAGAATAACCAGCACCGGCTAGTTGATTCGAGCTTCTCTGGagtttacatcaatgactgccgCATAGATA GTGACGTCATCCTGAAGGAAGGTGATACAGTGACGTTTGGACATCCGCAGGGTTCTCAAGTGGACCGAGGGGAGAGAGTCCGTCAGCCCAACTCTGAATTTTACTTCATG TTTGAGCTGTGTGACTGCGAGCAGGAAGGCAGCAATGGATTGAGACAGGATCCTGGGGCCAGCTCCCATCTCCAG AGCTCAATGTTTGTTCCTGCCTCTTGCCAGAGATTGCCGATGCCCCAGTGCTTCTTGGGAATGTTCCCTGGGTTCCTGCAGGGAGTTCGGTGGCCTGTGGATGTAGCAGACGCTGGTGTCAGACATGCCATGGCACTGCATGACTCTGGGGGGTGCCCATTGGTTTCAGGGGCTCCTCACCCAACATATCCAAGACCTGAATTGGCCCCACCTCGCATGATGTGTTTTCCAGATCGTCAGCTTGCACCCGAGATCTCAGGATCCACCTCCCTGCTAACCGGAGTGTCCCATGGTCTTGTGGTGCCACTGGTTCCTCCGGGATCAACTTCCCAGTATtctgcctcagctgttgctgagGGATCTCAGAGTGGCTGGTTGACCAATTCCCAGATCACTCATTGTGGATCCTATCTCCAGCCGGTGGACTCAGGGAAGTTTGACCATCCTACTTGTCCAGGTCCCGGTGAACATTCGAACAGACCCCTGCCTGAAAGTCGCACACAGACAACTCCACCTCCAGGAGAAGCCCCGCCTCCCCTGGAGGAAAGGCCTGGCTCAAAGGTGCATCCGTCAACCTTCCAGGGTAATAAACTGGCATTGGTGTCACTCGGTCAAATGGGATGGAGATCAGAAGATGCCACTGTGGCCACCACTGCCCAAGCCCTGACCCCCATGCCATGCTTTCATCAGGACTCAGCGAAGCGAGGTAGTTGgagtgagagtgtgaggggaTACCGCACGTCAACACACACTCATCTGACGATGGATCAAACCACTTCAGTTAAAGGGGACTCAACTGGTCTGACTGCTGCTGGGTCAGTGACCCTGGCAGGTAGCACCAACCAGCCCTCCCAGAGGGACGTCCAGGAGGGTTCTCCCAGCATGGGAGAGCATGGGACAGAGGCTGCAGTGGGTATGGAATGGGCACCTTCCATGTTAGATGCCACAGCAGCAGTGAGCATGGAGCCACAGTTGGACAGCGATACCGTTGTAGAGAATATTGATAATGAGCGCACTGAGACTGAGCTCAGGATGCAAGATGGCGCCCTGACTGAAGAGGTCCAGGAGGCTTTAGATGTGGTTAGAGGGGGCGTCACACCAACAGACACTATGCCTACCCTGAGTAACTCCTGCTGGGACTCTGTGGAGAGTCAGTGCCACTTACTGAGTGACGACAGCTGTCTAAGGCAAAGTGAGCTGACTGAGTCTATGGAGGAGTCCGAAACACTGCATTCTTGTGCTGCCAAGCAGCCGGATCACACTTCCAAGTGGAATGTTGAAAACGAGGAAATTCAATCTGTACCGAATGAGATTGGCTCAGCAGAGAGACCTGTACAGACAGTGATACCACACAGTGTCACGGCAGACGGTTCTTTCATCGATTTCAAACCTGTTGAGAGTAACTCTGTATCTGGAGGGGGTTTGACCTGTGGCCACACAGGACGGATTTTGCACAAACCCATTGATGATCCAAGAAATGACAACTTAGATAAAAATATTCCGGCATCTGACTTGTTATGTCAGGATAGAGATGGCAACACCATGACAGCATGTGTGGGGGATGAGAATATGGGCTCACCTGGTGAGCATGGAGGGTCTGGACTCCCTCAGAGTGTAAATGGTGCAGGTCCCCTGTCAGTGACTGGCAAATCGAGAGGGAGTGAGGAACCGGCAATGGCTGGGGAATCGCCAGTGGCTAGGCAGTGGGTGGATGATGACCTGCGTAAAGATGTGAACTGTGACCGCTCTGAGACTGTGGGAGCTGAAGGGGAATCAGCCAGTGATCCAGGAGTACAACCTGTGGAGTGTGAGCTTGCTGCTAGGGTGTCTAATGTGCAGATCCCAAGCTGTTCTGGGATGGAATCTGATCTCTCAAGCAATGGACAGTCACAAGACGTTTCTTCTCGATGTCCACCAGTCAGTAAAGCCACGCTTGATGCTGACTCAACAACTGAGCACCTGAGCTCAAGTGACAATACATTTGTCTTTGATAAGCCGCACCTTCTGGGTACATTGGGCTTGAGGTTAGAAGCTTCAGACGCTTCACCAGGAGAAACGACAGGGCAGATGGGAAAAGGAGGACGTTTGGTTGACCCAGAATTATCAGACACTGATTCCAAGTCAGCGGTCACAGGGAAGGTGGAGGTCCCGGATGTAGATGGACTTTCTGTGGCTAGTAAGGCAGCAGAGGATAGTACGATCCAGACTGAAGGGTGGTCAGCAAAGGTTTGTAACCCTGCACTGGCTGACTGTCCCCCTTCACCCATTTCCTTATCAAACGATGATGGTTCTGCCTACTCagctgggatcgaacctgagGCGCTATTGTTCATCAAAGCAGCCAGGAGTGTGTGCAGCATTCCAGTCAGTTCCTGTTCACCCACTGACCATTCTGCATCTGAATTAGCCAACTCTGTTAACCTGCCGAGTCTCGATCCAGGAAAGGGGAGCTGCTGTTCCATTGTGGAACTTGGGCACTCCAATCAGGCTGGGCCACAGGGTGGAGTCAGTGCAGCTGGTCAACTCTGTGAGGGAGAGTGGCCTAGCACCGAGCATGGAGAGACAACAGGAGATATCAGAGGCTGTGTAATTCAGGGAAATACTCCAGAAATCTCCAAACCAGAGGGTGTTGTCACTTTCATGGAAAGTGTGGAAATGCAATGTGAACGTGACTCGATTGATCAGAGCGAGTTAGATGCAACTGACCAAACCTGTGAATCACATGATGGTAGACTGAATCTTCTGGAATGTAAAGAATTTCCAAGTATTCCCATTGGATCTGTGGATGTAAATGTTGAGACAGTGGGAGGACACACTCTAAATACTGGAATGGTAAAGGAAGGGTATCTCCATGGCAATAGCTCTGGTGTTGTGGAGACTTCGGAGACCCTGGTTTCTACACTTGAAGATAATTCCATGGAGATTGGAGATACTGTTGGATCGGATGAAGATATGGATGTTGACTCAGTGTCCAGGTCTGTGGCCAGGGATGAGATTGTGGAATCTGATCTGTCCAATACTTGCCCAGCACCCTCGGAGTTGCAGCTGACGAGTGCCCGTGTCATTGTCACTGAGGCTGGAAATTGTGGAGCTGAGGGAGAGGTGGACGAATCCCCATTGTCAGAGCGATCTCCTGTGGCACCACCTCTGGGCGATGTcgagagggaggaggagctgGAAGGATCTGAGCCATTGATGCCGGTGAGAGAGCCAGCCAATCAGTTTGGATTGGAAGCTGCAGAGACACTAGTGGCACGTCAGCTTGGTATAGGTGTAGCTCACGTTCCCTCTTGCACAGTGACACCTGCAAATTATGATACTCTTTGCCCACTCATGCAGAGTGAAACCTTGAATTCCACAGCAGAGAAAGAGACCATTAATCAAAGCCACTGCAAGCACTCAGCAATGAATGTGCCTTCCAGCGATAACCGAGTTTTAAGCAGCTTGGAATTCCAGGCTGAGGCAGCAAGTTCAGAGAATCTGCTGGAAGCCGCTATGGTTACCCCAGACCGAGATAATCTAGATCCATCCCAAGATGAGAGCCATCCAGAACCCGGTGTGACAGACGAACCTCTGGCATTGTCTGAAACTGGACAGGATCAGCCCAGACTGGACCATGTTGAAGGGGAGGGACACTTGACCTCGGGATTTCTAACAACCGACGTGCAGTCAGAATTGCTGAGTGAGTCCTGCAATCATTTCACAAACACTGTTACAACAAAGATAGTTAGGCATTTCCCAGGTGAAGAGCGGGTGAACCTGTCTCCAGTGATGGACTCTGAAATTGACAGGCCAGGACCACACCTTCCGGTGGGGAATGGTAAATTTGAGACCACCAAATCACCAATCCAATATTGTCCTCCTGTGAGGCCGATGGCCTTGACTTCGTGCCCAGTAGCAGAGGCAGGAGAAAGCCCAGAATCACCAGCCAGAACTGTCCCACTGTCTCCCTCGACCATGGGTGCTACCTGGCATGGTGGCCGTGACAGTCCTGTCACCCATGGGTGTCAGGAGGGAGCTCCTATGTCTGAAAATGCTGCAGAGATCAGAGATGAATTTAGAGACTCTGGGGAAACAGCTGATGCTCCTTCTGCTGACTCCACTGAAGAACCTTCTATAAAGAAGGTGCGCGCTTGTACTGGCAGCACTAGAGATTGTGAATCCTCTGTGTGTAACCCCTCTCTCCTGGGTGAAGCCTCTGCTACTGCAGCTGCTGCACACTTTGGTGTGACAACCCTGACTGAGCTGAGTGTGACGACGAACAACTCTGTCCTCCTTTCTGAGTCCGTGTCTGTGCAGAGGAGTGATTTGACGTCCTCTGTTCCTGATGCCTGGCCTGTGACTCAGGAAGCTTATCCGACAGTTGACACAGCGTGTGGGAGTGAATCGGAGTTGAGTGGGGGAAACGACCAAGCGGCAGGATGGCATGATGAACCTCTGTGTTTGGGGGCGGCAGACACTGATCAGTTTGAGCAGGCCATGCCTCACGCACATGATGAGGTGCCAGAGGTGGGATTGAGTGGAACTGAAGGCACTGAGAGGACCCAATTCCTGCTGGTTCACGGGGGGAAGGCGGAAGCTGTGGATGGGGTGGAGGGGGAGCTTGTCCAACCCAGTTTCTCTGATTCCCAAAGGATTGAACTTGAGGATCCAGTTGAAGAGCAGAGTGAAGATGAAAACATAGCTGAAGAGCTCATGTTGAGACCTGCCACTCCAGAGAACAGAGAACTGCAAAGTCACAGCCCATTGGTGAAGGAATTGAACTTGACCGGGAGAGAATTACCTATGAGCCTGGGTTTGTGTCGTGGGGCAGAGGAGGAAGAGTCCACTGTGACGGGTGTGTTGGGCGATGATGCAAACTGCTGTTCGATGGAAGAAACTCAGCTGACTGGCCGAGAAGGTGCTGAGGGGGAGGAAGATGAGATTTGTAGTGACGAGCATGCAGTGCAGCCTGAACTAACTCCTGGGCGTGCACAGGTCAGTGTTTGCCAGGAGGAGGGGCTCGTTTGGATCACAGCTGCCCCCCGTATACAGCCCCAGCTTTTCACCGCAGCCGTGCCCCCCAGACCGGGTGGTCGTGAGACTGGAGGAGTCGGTCAGAAGCAACTCAAAGCTGGAGAGCAACCAACTCCTGCATCCTCTGAGAAGGACGTTCTTCTGGAGGAGACGTCTGGAGAGATGGCGAGGTCCCGAGTCTCGGAGGAACCTGCTGGATTGTTGGAACTCTGTGTCGGAGTTTGCCGGGCTCGGGAGCAGGCAGGGTCCCCTACTGCGTCACCCAGCCCTGATACAAGACAGCAGTGTGTTCAATATGACCTGGAAATGGACAGCTCCAAACGTGAAAATCCCAAGGCTGGGAGAGAGACTGGTTTGTTGGACAAGGTCTCGGGGGAAGGATCTATCCCAGTCTCTCAGTTCCCTGAGACGCTGGATTCGTACGGGCTAGAGGGAGAGGAAGAGTCCAGTGAGCAAAGTGCTTCAGGCCACGTCACACCATGTGAGCCAATGGAAAGGAATGACTTGAGCGAACAAACTGCTAGTGAAGAAGAGGAGGCCTCCTACCCAGAACAGCTGACCTGTACACAGCTGCCGGGTACCTTATCAGACAGTGCACTCGCTACTGTGGAGAATGCGGAGGAGCTGAACATCATCATGGGCAAAGCTAATCTCAACGTTTCTCCTCCTTCACCAGACTGTACAGATGTGGGGGAGGTGAACTTGAGTCTCCCcacctccatcaggaataaaggtgacCCAGTACAAACCTCACGAACAGTCACTCCCTGTACATGTGTATCTGAAGACGAGAGGATCTCAGAGGATATCTGCCGTCCAACTGGTTTCTCTGAAGAGTCGATGGTCTTCGGTGAAGAAGGAGCTGAAGATCTTGAGCTCGACGATGAACAGTTGGAGAGGAAGCACCACTCCCATTTACCTCCTGGTCACCGTGAGCAGCAGTTTATCTTCTCCAAGGAAGCTGAAGACCAGTCTGCAGGAGAAGGGATGCCCAGGAGAGGGGTTGCCCAGATTGTGCAGGGGACCCTGGGTGAGCTGGGGCTGTGTACACAGAGGGAGACGGTTCCCCAAACTTTGAGCATTCTGCAGAATGGAGTTGTGCCGACACACTCTGACTGTGCCACAAATGTCTCCGAATGCAAAGATTCGAGAGCCCGCTCCCAGCAGGGAGCTGAAGTACAAAAGCCGAGTGACGGCATATTGAAAAAATGCTGCCCAAAAAACAGAGGTGTTGAGCAGGAAACTGAGACAGTGGCGCTTGGTGAACGTGGGCAATTCCAGCAGGAGGAGAATGTGGCACAACCCAGCCTCCTCAGTGAAGAGCATGGTGCTGTGTTGCCGCAGACATTGGACCGGATACCATTTGGTGAGACACCGATACAGTCGCCGGTGAGCCCGAATCCTGAGGCTGAATCTGTGCACATTGAATGGCAAGACATGGGACGAGATGGAATGGGCAAGTGTCAGGTCATTGTGGGGAGCACTGATTTGGCCGAGACAGGAGCAGCTGACATCAGTCGTACAGATGGGGTGGTCAAAGTTAGCTCAACAATTGTCTCTTCAGACCCCAAGTATCTGAATCTACAACCTTCAGAGTCTCAATTGAAGAGGGAGGATATTACAAGCAAGAGCCTAAACAGCCAAATGAACCTTAATTCCCGACCATCAAAGAGACCTTGTGAAGGAGAAGAGGCATTGGGTTCAAAGTCTACTGCCTCCTCTCCCAGTAAAAGAGTGTGCTTGCCTCAGCAAGCTGGAACAGAGGGGCTTGCATCAGCAGAGGGCCAGAATGTCACTCTGCTATCCCTCTCGGCCGAACAGAGGCAGCATCAGGCCTGGTACATAGGCAGACTGGTCCAGCAGTTTGTCACGGAATACAGAGCCTCTCAGGAGTGTCGTGTTACTGGGGAAGTGAGAGCAGTGAGCAAGCAGGACGAGGTCAGGCGAATTGTTAGAGAGTTCTTCAAAACTCAAGTGGCTAAGTCCGAGGAGCCCATTGTTGACCTGCCACAGCAGAGTGTAGAGATGGGTGACTCCGATCAGTGTCACCGCTCCGAGAATTCCGAACCCCGACAGGAGCCGAGAGAAACCAGCGATGACAAGAGCCCTTGCTTAATGGGTAGCAGTTCTGACTGTGGGCCTGGCACTAATGGCTCTGGTTCGTCCACCTCAACTGAGCCCTTGCCTTTGCTGTCTCGTCCATCCAGCGAGCTGGTGAATTGGCATGTTGGAGCGAGGGGTGATTCAGAAAGCTCTCTGGAGGAGGCTGGTAAACTTGCCAGAAAAACTGGGACAGTCCAGGAAACCGCTCAGGGTGACACCTTCCATGTCATGTCTCCAGGCCCCAGCAACTGTGTTCCAGGAGATACTGACCCAATGCAGGAGGTCACTGTGGCTGAGGGCGCTCATCCTTCCCTTTCCCTTACTGAGGAATCGGGGACCAATGTGGAGGCATTCGATGCTTCCAGGGTAAGCTGGAGCTCACTTGCGCACCGTTCTCCCAATGCAGATTCCCATGAGGGGTTGGAGAATGGGGGACTGGGAGCTTGGGAAAGCCAGGCAACACCAGCTGGTAGTGATGGGACAGCCATCACGGCTAGCAACAAGATGGGGAGCTCGCTGTTGGAGATCCTGAGAACTGCCACTGGATCCCTCAGCTGTGCTGTCCTGGAATGTGATGGAGAGGCAGAGACAGACTCAGGGTCTGCTGCTTTAGCTGATGGGTCTGCTGATCAGGGTGTTGCTGATGTGACAGGAGGTTGCTGTAGTCACAGCTCCAGCACAGATAAGTCACCTCCTCCTTCGCCTGCTCTCTCTACAAGTCCTGAAGCTAACAGTCCTGGGCAACCTGGTGAAATGAGATGTTTAAGCCTAGCAGAACCATCGTCTCCTGGTGACAGTTCAAATTGCAGCCAAGATGTGATTGAAAGTTGCAACCCAATGGAATCGCCCCCTTCCAGCCACAATAACCCGGGCTATAGCTACAATGTGAGAGAGAGGCGCGTGAATGTTGATGGCGTTGAATCAGAtcctcctcctcatcctcctcctctgcGTATTTCTGAAGTCTGGAGTATCCAATCCTGTAGCTCGGGCGAAGGACATTTTCCTGCACTGGATCCTGCTCCTAGCCACTTTACTGAACTCCTGCCAAACACCAAAGGTGGCTGTACTTGGAAGCCAGAGCATGAGTGTCCCACTGGTCTGTCAGGCCCTCCTGAGGGGGAAGCCTCCTCAGCAGCAAAGGTATCTGGCCTTGGATCTGACATGCTGTCTTCAAATGGGCAGCAGGGGGAGGCTGAGGCCTTCTGCCTGGGCTTCACCTCTGACCGGTCACCCAGATTGGAGACAGAGCCATCCAAGAGGGTGGTAGCCCAGAATATCGATATGAGGGATGCAGACCACAGTAGCAGCTCTCTTGTGTGGAGGGGAGACCTGCACAGAGAAGGAGACATCATCATCCCCACCAGCATTCAGGAAGCTGGAAGTGAATTGGGTACCAAACCATATCTAGAATTGCTAGAAGACCCAGTCACCAGCCAAAATGACATTGGAATCAGGAGACTGAGGGCTGATTTCTTGGGATCCAGTAAAGAGGAGACTGGAACAGACAGAAAGAGAACATCTCTAGCCACCAACCAAATAAGTTCAG TTGGTTGTGTTGAGGGCAGGACAGAGGAGGGAGGATCTGCTCTGTGTATGGACCATGATGCGAAACCCGTGCTTGGTTTGTTACCGGCACCTACAGAAAGGGCAGTTTCCCCTCAGCATGATGCAGCTGATGAGAGAGAATCTCAGGAGTTTGGTGAGGAGACCAGTGTCCGTGGCTGCTCTGTTGTGTCCAAACGGCTGCGGGAGGTGAGTCCTCCCCAAGGAGTGCCCTTGGTTAATCGCCTCTCACTGCGGGCAAAGAAGAGGATCAGAACATCAAGTGATGGGGCAAATGACACCGCTGACCCCAGCCTCTCCCGGTCTCCCCCTCGGCCCGGCCTCTCCTGGACTCCCTCTCCCCCTCGGCCCGGCCTCTCCCGGTCTCCATCTCCCTCTCGGCCCGGCCTCTCCCAGTCACCCTCTCGGCCCGGCCTCTCCCAGTCACCCTCTCGGCCCGGCCTCTCCCAGTCACCCTCTCGGCCCGGCCTCTCCCAGTCACCCTCTCGGCCCGGCCTCTCCCAGTCACCCCGCCCGGCCTCTCCCAGTCACCCTCCCGGCCCGGCCTCTCCCAGTCACCCTCTCGGCCCGGCCTCTCCCAGTCACCCTCTCGGCCCGGCCTCTCCCAGTCTCCCAGTGCCAATGATGAGAGAGCTGTGA